Proteins encoded together in one Flavobacteriales bacterium window:
- a CDS encoding NarK/NasA family nitrate transporter — MEERATGRSHRMLLLNTLAFVLCFAAWMINGVLVTYLVDHGVFDWSTVQVGWLLGIPVLTGSVFRLPMGILTDRYGGKWVFTLLLLAAALPMFLLSFMDSFVGFVVMSFGFGLAGAGFAVGIANTSVWYPKRQQGLALGIFGAGNAGAALTTLFAPTLLIHFTQDGADLEGWRQLPRLYAAVLTAMAVVFALFTVNRLPTTEPRTMRSLLKPLGSVRVWRFGLYYFLVFGCFVAFAQWLVPYYVNVYGASLVLAGLLTAFFSFPSGAIRALGGWMSDRWGARRVMYWVLGSSLVISLLLVVPKMEVISPGRGVMATQDGVVERVSESLVRVNGRDYPLVGRDYDFDLADARQLIMPTKDGWQQPVVEQGEAVAKRQLLAKGVTRIYFQANIWVFTVLVILIGCVWGIGKAAVYKHIPEYFPNEVGVVGGMVGVIGGLGGFFCPILFGYLLDSTGLWTSSWMLMLLISVVSLWWMNQVVNRMQRAHAPELKDRFERH; from the coding sequence ATGGAAGAGCGCGCGACCGGCAGGTCTCACCGCATGTTGCTCCTCAACACACTGGCATTCGTGCTGTGTTTCGCGGCGTGGATGATCAACGGAGTGCTGGTCACCTATCTCGTGGACCACGGGGTGTTCGACTGGAGCACGGTGCAGGTGGGCTGGTTGTTGGGGATCCCGGTGCTCACAGGGTCGGTCTTCCGCCTGCCCATGGGGATCCTCACGGACCGATATGGGGGCAAGTGGGTGTTCACGCTGCTGCTCCTAGCGGCGGCGCTGCCGATGTTCCTGCTCTCTTTCATGGATTCGTTCGTGGGGTTCGTCGTGATGAGCTTCGGCTTCGGCCTGGCGGGCGCGGGCTTCGCAGTCGGCATCGCCAATACGTCGGTGTGGTACCCCAAGCGGCAGCAAGGCCTTGCGCTGGGCATCTTCGGGGCGGGCAATGCGGGTGCGGCGCTCACCACCCTGTTCGCGCCTACGCTGCTGATCCACTTCACGCAGGATGGTGCCGACCTGGAGGGCTGGCGCCAGTTGCCGCGTCTATATGCCGCTGTGCTCACCGCCATGGCGGTGGTCTTCGCCCTGTTCACCGTCAACCGGCTGCCCACCACCGAGCCGCGCACCATGCGGTCGCTCCTGAAGCCGCTGGGCAGCGTGCGCGTTTGGCGCTTTGGGCTCTACTACTTTCTGGTGTTCGGCTGCTTCGTGGCCTTCGCGCAATGGCTGGTGCCCTATTATGTGAACGTGTATGGTGCCTCACTCGTGCTGGCCGGTCTGCTCACCGCGTTCTTCAGCTTTCCCTCGGGCGCGATCCGCGCACTGGGCGGGTGGATGAGCGACCGTTGGGGCGCACGGCGCGTGATGTACTGGGTGCTGGGGTCTTCGTTGGTGATCAGCCTCCTGCTCGTGGTGCCGAAGATGGAGGTGATCTCGCCGGGCCGTGGCGTGATGGCGACCCAGGATGGCGTGGTGGAGCGCGTGAGCGAGAGCCTGGTGCGCGTCAATGGTCGCGACTATCCATTGGTAGGACGCGACTATGATTTCGACCTGGCCGACGCGCGGCAGTTGATCATGCCCACCAAGGACGGTTGGCAGCAGCCGGTGGTGGAGCAGGGTGAAGCTGTCGCGAAGCGGCAATTGCTGGCCAAGGGTGTCACGCGCATCTACTTCCAAGCGAACATCTGGGTCTTCACCGTGCTGGTGATCCTCATCGGCTGTGTCTGGGGCATCGGCAAGGCGGCGGTCTACAAGCACATACCCGAGTACTTCCCGAACGAGGTGGGCGTGGTGGGCGGCATGGTGGGCGTGATCGGCGGGCTGGGCGGTTTCTTCTGCCCGATCCTCTTCGGTTACCTGCTGGACAGCACCGGCCTTTGGACCAGCTCGTGGATGCTCATGCTGCTGATCTCCGTCGTGAGCCTGTGGTGGATGAACCAGGTGGTGAACCGCATGCAACGGGCCCACGCCCCGGAACTGAAGGACCGCTTCGAGCGGCATTGA
- a CDS encoding bifunctional molybdenum cofactor biosynthesis protein MoaC/MoaB, with protein MIDITHKPTTLREATAQAIVRVSAQTTMDAVLAGTVPKGNVFEMARAAGLLGVKRTPDLLPDCHPIPIEEARVAYRTEGLDIVIEMHVRAIYRTGVEVEAMHGASVVALTIYDMLKPIDKGIEILGIKLLEKKGGKSSFKDRFRKELRATVVVCSDTIAAGQKEDKAGRAIAARLQEVGVAVGEPLVIPDEVDRIQAELHRAVEAKMDLLVYTGGTGLSVRDVTPEALGPLLDREIPGVAEAIRAHGQQRTPYSMLSRGVAGVVGRTLVLALPGSTRGAVESMDAVFPSLLHAFNIMGGARHD; from the coding sequence ATGATCGACATCACCCACAAACCCACCACCCTGCGCGAGGCCACGGCGCAAGCCATCGTGCGGGTGAGCGCGCAGACCACCATGGATGCCGTGCTGGCGGGCACCGTGCCCAAGGGCAATGTGTTCGAGATGGCGCGCGCCGCAGGCCTGCTTGGCGTGAAGCGCACGCCCGACCTGCTGCCCGACTGCCACCCGATCCCCATCGAGGAGGCGCGCGTGGCCTACCGCACCGAGGGCCTCGACATCGTGATCGAGATGCACGTGCGCGCGATCTACCGTACCGGTGTGGAGGTGGAGGCCATGCATGGCGCTTCAGTAGTGGCGCTCACCATCTATGACATGCTCAAGCCCATCGACAAGGGCATCGAGATCCTGGGGATCAAGCTGCTGGAGAAGAAGGGCGGCAAGAGCTCCTTCAAGGACCGCTTCCGCAAGGAACTGCGCGCCACCGTGGTGGTGTGCTCGGATACCATCGCTGCGGGACAGAAGGAGGACAAGGCGGGCCGCGCCATCGCCGCGCGGTTGCAGGAGGTCGGTGTGGCGGTGGGCGAGCCGTTGGTGATCCCCGATGAAGTGGACCGCATACAGGCCGAGCTGCACCGTGCGGTCGAAGCGAAAATGGACCTGCTGGTGTACACCGGCGGCACGGGCCTCTCGGTGCGCGATGTGACGCCCGAGGCGCTGGGGCCGCTGCTGGACCGAGAGATCCCCGGTGTGGCCGAGGCCATCCGCGCGCACGGGCAGCAGCGCACACCATACTCCATGCTCTCGCGTGGCGTGGCCGGTGTGGTGGGCCGTACCTTGGTGCTGGCGTTGCCAGGCAGCACGCGCGGTGCCGTGGAATCCATGGATGCCGTGTTCCCTTCCCTGCTGCACGCCTTCAACATCATGGGCGGCGCGCGCCACGATTGA
- a CDS encoding molybdenum cofactor biosynthesis protein MoaE, with translation MSTTAEQPKVKSIFLQGPITPERIATSIAHHQVKTGIGAHDIFLGQVRADELDGRRVAAIEYSAYVPMADAAMHRIREEAFARWGLTCMHVHHSLGRVEAGRICLFVFVSAPHRQAAFDACRHVVEEIKAHLPVFGKEIFDDEGHSWKSNK, from the coding sequence ATGAGCACCACCGCTGAGCAGCCCAAGGTGAAGAGCATCTTCTTGCAAGGGCCCATCACGCCCGAACGCATCGCCACCTCCATCGCGCACCATCAGGTGAAGACCGGCATCGGCGCGCACGACATCTTCCTGGGCCAGGTGCGCGCCGACGAACTGGATGGCCGACGCGTGGCCGCCATCGAGTACAGCGCTTACGTGCCCATGGCAGATGCCGCGATGCACCGCATCCGTGAGGAGGCCTTCGCGCGCTGGGGCCTCACCTGCATGCACGTGCATCACAGCCTGGGCCGCGTGGAGGCCGGACGGATCTGCCTGTTCGTCTTCGTGAGCGCGCCGCACCGTCAGGCCGCGTTCGATGCTTGCCGCCACGTGGTGGAGGAGATCAAGGCGCATCTGCCCGTGTTCGGAAAGGAGATCTTCGATGATGAGGGGCATTCATGGAAATCCAACAAATGA
- a CDS encoding HesA/MoeB/ThiF family protein, which translates to MDRYARQIVLPHVGAEGQARLAAARVLVVGAGGLGCPVLHYLAAAGVGHLCIVDGDVVDMTNLHRQLLYSTTDVGKGKSAAAAHRLRGSGYECAIEAVAEHLRPRNARALIARHDVVVDCTDDLFTRYLINDACVQLNKPFVHGSLHRFAGQVAVFNHAGGPTYRCAFPQEPGPGQVPDCADAGVLGVLPGVVGALQATEVLKLLLGTGGLVHDGILLVDLLAQQHRRMVLRRDAQQEAKALLRDIDAEITHAAACANDGLGMEPQEMQQRLASGERWQLLDVRQPDETPRIAALEGHRIPLDQLEHRAQELDPALPTLVTCASGVRSRMAAQWLQRQGFATVRSLIGGVRAWPLLEHEPIISTQRSDPA; encoded by the coding sequence ATGGACCGCTACGCACGCCAGATCGTTCTGCCCCACGTGGGTGCCGAAGGGCAGGCCCGACTCGCGGCAGCGCGCGTGCTGGTGGTGGGTGCGGGCGGCTTGGGCTGTCCAGTGCTGCATTATCTGGCGGCGGCCGGTGTGGGCCACCTGTGCATCGTTGATGGCGATGTGGTCGACATGACCAACCTGCACCGTCAACTGCTGTACAGCACGACCGACGTAGGCAAGGGCAAGTCCGCCGCCGCCGCCCATCGCCTGCGCGGATCGGGGTACGAATGCGCGATAGAGGCAGTGGCCGAACACCTGCGTCCGCGCAATGCCCGCGCCTTGATCGCGCGCCATGACGTGGTGGTTGACTGCACCGACGACCTCTTCACGCGTTACCTGATCAACGATGCCTGCGTGCAACTGAACAAGCCCTTCGTGCATGGCAGCTTGCACCGCTTCGCCGGGCAGGTGGCCGTGTTCAACCACGCGGGCGGGCCCACCTACCGCTGTGCCTTCCCACAGGAACCCGGACCTGGCCAAGTGCCCGATTGCGCCGATGCCGGTGTGCTGGGCGTGCTGCCCGGTGTGGTGGGCGCCCTGCAAGCCACCGAGGTGCTGAAGCTGCTGCTGGGCACCGGCGGGCTGGTACACGATGGCATCCTGCTGGTGGACCTGCTCGCGCAGCAGCATCGAAGGATGGTTCTTCGCCGCGATGCACAGCAGGAGGCCAAGGCATTGCTGCGCGACATCGATGCGGAGATCACGCACGCCGCTGCTTGCGCAAACGATGGCCTCGGCATGGAGCCGCAGGAAATGCAGCAGCGGCTCGCAAGCGGTGAGCGCTGGCAGTTGCTGGATGTGCGGCAACCGGACGAGACCCCGCGCATCGCCGCACTGGAAGGGCACCGCATTCCGCTGGACCAACTGGAGCATCGCGCGCAGGAGCTCGATCCCGCGCTCCCCACCTTGGTTACCTGCGCCTCCGGCGTGCGCAGCCGCATGGCCGCGCAATGGCTGCAACGCCAGGGCTTCGCCACGGTGCGCTCGCTGATCGGCGGCGTGCGGGCCTGGCCACTGCTCGAACACGAGCCCATCATCTCCACGCAACGATCCGATCCCGCATGA
- a CDS encoding MoaD/ThiS family protein — MTRILYFGMLAERTGTAQEALDAVPATVTALRAELLRRHPSLQGLSFRFAVDQQLADDSTPIAPGAEVALLPPFAGG, encoded by the coding sequence ATGACACGGATACTGTACTTCGGGATGCTTGCGGAACGCACAGGCACGGCGCAGGAAGCGCTGGACGCCGTGCCCGCGACCGTGACCGCGCTGCGCGCCGAATTGTTGCGGCGCCATCCTTCGCTGCAGGGACTCAGCTTCCGATTCGCGGTGGACCAGCAACTTGCCGACGATAGCACGCCCATCGCGCCCGGTGCCGAGGTGGCCTTGTTACCGCCCTTCGCCGGCGGATGA
- a CDS encoding sulfite exporter TauE/SafE family protein, protein MGLLSSIDPLFLALVPVVAFFYASVGHGGASGYLALMALFSVAPAEMKTTALLLNLFVAGIAFVQYRRGGHFSWKLFLPFAVASVPAALLGGLIAVDETIYRRVLAVLLLVAVWRIVQWPKEKGEPHRDVPLWAALSAGGGIGFFSGMIGIGGGILLSPLILLMGWSDLRGTAAVSALFIWANSLAGITGSLLSGQAITAGMWPLVALAVVGGLAGAWYGSFRAADRPLSYLLAAVLMVAGGKLFLT, encoded by the coding sequence ATGGGCCTACTGTCCTCCATTGACCCGCTGTTCCTGGCCCTGGTGCCGGTGGTGGCCTTCTTCTATGCATCCGTGGGCCATGGCGGGGCCAGCGGGTATCTGGCCTTGATGGCCCTGTTCAGCGTGGCACCGGCGGAGATGAAGACCACCGCGCTGCTGCTGAACCTCTTCGTGGCGGGCATCGCCTTCGTGCAGTACCGGCGCGGGGGGCACTTCAGTTGGAAGCTCTTCCTCCCTTTCGCCGTCGCATCGGTGCCTGCCGCATTGCTCGGCGGGCTCATCGCGGTGGATGAGACGATCTACCGCCGCGTGCTCGCCGTACTGCTGTTGGTGGCCGTGTGGCGCATCGTGCAATGGCCCAAGGAAAAAGGCGAGCCGCATCGCGATGTTCCGCTGTGGGCCGCCTTGTCCGCCGGCGGCGGTATCGGTTTCTTCTCAGGCATGATTGGCATTGGCGGAGGCATCCTGCTCAGCCCGCTCATCCTGCTCATGGGCTGGAGCGACCTGCGCGGCACGGCGGCCGTGTCGGCGCTCTTCATTTGGGCGAACTCTTTGGCGGGCATCACCGGCAGCCTGCTTTCGGGCCAGGCCATCACCGCTGGCATGTGGCCTCTGGTGGCATTGGCGGTCGTGGGTGGGCTCGCAGGGGCCTGGTACGGCAGCTTCCGCGCAGCTGACCGCCCCCTTTCCTACTTGCTCGCGGCCGTGCTCATGGTGGCCGGCGGTAAACTGTTCCTCACCTGA
- a CDS encoding LysR family transcriptional regulator: protein MSIHKQVEVRSRIWITRKGRSYLGSGRVELLERIGETGSISEAARQLRISYKKAWEMVEAMNALAPRPLVERSTGGRGGGGTSLTAQGRRAVQGFRDLDERCKAYVDGLLHEIDL from the coding sequence ATGTCGATCCACAAGCAAGTGGAGGTGCGCAGCCGCATCTGGATCACCCGGAAAGGGCGGTCCTACCTCGGAAGCGGGCGCGTTGAACTGCTGGAGCGCATCGGAGAGACGGGCAGCATCAGTGAGGCGGCACGTCAGCTTCGCATCAGTTACAAGAAAGCCTGGGAGATGGTGGAGGCCATGAACGCGTTGGCGCCGCGCCCTTTGGTGGAGCGCAGCACGGGCGGGCGCGGAGGTGGCGGCACGTCGCTCACGGCCCAAGGCCGCCGCGCCGTGCAGGGCTTTCGCGACTTGGACGAGCGCTGCAAGGCGTACGTGGATGGCCTGCTGCATGAGATCGATCTTTGA
- a CDS encoding cytochrome c, producing the protein MRSFTHLLRTAIVLMVFAALQVNAQDGETLFKQNCSACHKLGKRLVGPDLTGVTEKRSKEWLHEFIKSSQTMIKRGDPDAVAVFKENNELIMTDIALAAGDIDLILEYIATQGKPVAVADSGAAVPAEADAPIVYTDADRLGGRDLFSGRTAFSAGGAACISCHNVTHTSLMVGGALAKDLTGAFGRMGHAGVAGILNAPPFPAMASTYGNAPLTEAEIHQLAAFMEQAHLESGKAPVQLAALPYAVFGGGGLLVILALIGLHWRNRLKGSVKQDILDRQIRSI; encoded by the coding sequence ATGCGATCCTTCACACATCTCCTGCGAACGGCCATCGTCCTGATGGTCTTCGCGGCCTTGCAGGTCAATGCCCAGGATGGCGAGACCCTCTTCAAGCAGAACTGCTCGGCCTGCCATAAGCTAGGCAAGCGGTTGGTGGGGCCGGACCTCACCGGCGTCACCGAGAAGCGCAGCAAGGAGTGGCTGCACGAGTTCATCAAGAGCTCGCAGACCATGATCAAGCGCGGCGACCCGGATGCCGTGGCGGTCTTCAAGGAGAACAATGAGCTGATCATGACCGACATCGCATTGGCCGCGGGGGATATCGACCTGATCCTGGAATACATCGCCACCCAAGGCAAGCCGGTCGCCGTAGCCGATTCCGGCGCTGCCGTTCCGGCCGAAGCGGATGCACCCATCGTGTACACCGATGCCGACCGCTTGGGCGGGCGTGACCTCTTCAGCGGCCGAACGGCCTTCAGCGCAGGGGGCGCGGCCTGCATCAGCTGCCACAACGTGACGCACACCTCGCTCATGGTCGGCGGCGCTCTTGCCAAGGACCTTACTGGTGCTTTCGGCCGCATGGGCCACGCGGGCGTAGCGGGCATCCTCAACGCACCGCCCTTCCCGGCCATGGCCAGCACTTATGGCAACGCGCCCCTCACCGAGGCGGAGATCCATCAACTGGCGGCCTTCATGGAGCAGGCCCATCTGGAAAGCGGTAAGGCACCGGTGCAGTTGGCGGCGTTGCCGTACGCCGTGTTCGGCGGGGGCGGCCTGCTGGTGATCCTGGCCTTGATCGGCCTGCATTGGCGCAACCGCCTCAAAGGCTCAGTGAAGCAAGACATCCTGGACAGGCAAATCCGGTCCATCTGA